One region of Nerophis lumbriciformis linkage group LG10, RoL_Nlum_v2.1, whole genome shotgun sequence genomic DNA includes:
- the LOC140679042 gene encoding BEN domain-containing protein 6-like: protein MSPTVTPTQAHLRRVFDYEVDEDGQVDLGYGVAVNANNLQYVSRSDQKKTTYTVCEVVFTREELANSSLTGRKSNAFKDKHEKPKLDDKKVSAIIDFVKKLHPSSEANVIKKIIGVKLNIAQKMEKKKASETNSAGPV, encoded by the exons ATGTCACCAACTGTGACACCGACACAGGCCCATCTACGGCGGGTGTTTGATTACGAGGTCGATGAGGATGGCCAG GTTGATTTGGGGTATGGGGTGGCAGTCAATGCCAATAACCTGCAGTATGTCAGCAGATCAGACCAAAAGAAAACCACATATACAGTTTGTGAGGTGGTGTTTACCAGAGAGGAGCTGGCCAACAGCAGCTTGACAGGAAGaaaatccaatgcttttaaggataagcatgagaaaccaaaactggatgacaagaaagtgtctgctattattg attttgtgaagaagctccatccctcaagtgaagcaaatgtgataaagaaaatcattggagtgaaactgaacattgcgcagaaaatggaaaaaaagaaggcctcagaaacaaattctgctggacctgtctag